The Lycium barbarum isolate Lr01 chromosome 10, ASM1917538v2, whole genome shotgun sequence genome includes a region encoding these proteins:
- the LOC132616176 gene encoding phosphatidylinositol 4-kinase gamma 7-like encodes MSRNLDSPVQTQMAVAIFKSPLGGEYHGKGRMEGKATGRRRVFVQTETGCVLGMELERSDSAHTVKRRLQLALNFPIEESSLTFGDRVLKNDLSAIRNDSPLLLTRNFMHRSSSTPCLLPTGRDHIQQRDQSGPIEILGNSSRFAETKQLIEEIVKAIKTGVDPLPVHGGLGGGYFFRNRRGESIAIVKPTDEEPFAPNNPKGFVGKALGQPGLKRSVRVGETGYREVAAYLLDHDHFANVPATTLVKITHSVFNVNDGVNGNKHHSKKQLVSKIASFQQFVPHDFDASDHGTSNFAVAAVHRIGILDIRIFNTDRHAGNLLVRKLDGIGRFGQVELIPIDHGLCLPESLEDPYFEWIHWPQASIPFTDDELEYIQKLDPIRDSEILRSELPMIREACLRVLVLSTIFLKEAAAYGLCLAEIGEMMSREFRSGEEQPSELEVVCLEARSLIAEREILSPKAEVAENEFQFDIDCEDAGYELSPKLISQDFMNRNPFHLPIGGNGCFPLSKLDESIEEESDEEEDENSFNCVPAPAKNINISKLSMSLKNTSLGEKKPKCPNISGTKPENNYLASSSSGHRSANEQLQSSVSFVKLADMNDAEWASFLEKFEELLYPAFAKRKSITLGQKQIQRLGTSCQF; translated from the coding sequence ATGTCTCGTAACCTGGATAGTCCTGTTCAGACTCAAATGGCTGTGGCAATCTTCAAGAGCCCACTTGGTGGGGAGTACCATGGGAAGGGTAGGATGGAAGGGAAAGCGACTGGGAGGAGACGCGTTTTTGTTCAAACTGAGACGGGTTGTGTACTGGGGATGGAGTTAGAACGCAGTGACAGCGCACATACTGTGAAAAGAAGGTTGCAGCTTGCACTTAACTTTCCAATCGAGGAGAGTTCTTTGACATTTGGTGATAGGGTGCTGAAGAATGATCTGAGTGCTATTCGGAATGATTCCCCTCTACTGCTGACTAGGAACTTTATGCATCGAAGTTCATCAACTCCGTGCCTTTTGCCCACAGGGAGGGATCATATCCAACAGAGAGATCAAAGTGGTCCCATTGAAATACTGGGAAACTCAAGTCGCTTTGCCGAGACAAAGCAACTTATCGAGGAAATTGTGAAGGCAATAAAGACTGGAGTTGATCCACTTCCTGTTCATGGTGGCCTTGGAGGGGGGTATTTTTTCAGAAATAGAAGAGGTGAGAGCATTGCTATTGTCAAGCCCACAGATGAAGAACCATTTGCGCCTAACAATCCTAAAGGATTTGTGGGCAAAGCTCTTGGGCAGCCAGGCTTAAAACGATCAGTCAGAGTTGGGGAAACAGGGTATAGGGAGGTCGCTGCATATCTTCTTGACCATGATCATTTTGCCAATGTGCCAGCTACTACATTGGTGAAAATCACCCATTCAGTCTTTAATGTCAATGATGGTGTAAATGGAAACAAGCATCACAGCAAGAAGCAGCTTGTGAGCAAGATTGCGTCTTTTCAACAGTTCGTTCCTCATGATTTTGATGCTAGTGACCATGGAACTTCAAACTTCGCTGTTGCTGCAGTGCATCGGATTGGAATATTAGATATTAGGATTTTTAACACAGATAGACATGCAGGAAATCTTTTAGTTAGGAAGCTTGACGGTATTGGAAGGTTTGGTCAAGTGGAGCTCATTCCTATTGATCATGGGCTCTGTCTTCCAGAGAGTTTGGAAGATCCGTATTTCGAGTGGATCCATTGGCCCCAGGCATCTATTCCGTTCACAGATGATGAACTTGAGTACATACAGAAACTTGATCCTATTAGGGACTCTGAGATACTGCGAAGTGAACTCCCTATGATTCGTGAAGCTTGCCTTCGCGTCTTGGTcctttccaccatttttctcaaggAAGCTGCTGCTTATGGGCTATGCCTTGCTGAAATTGGTGAGATGATGAGCAGAGAATTCCGTAGCGGGGAGGAGCAACCAAGTGAGCTTGAAGTTGTCTGTTTGGAGGCAAGAAGCCTGATTGCTGAGAGAGAGATTCTTTCTCCAAAGGCTGAAGTGGCTGAAAACGAGTTTCAATTTGACATAGATTGCGAAGATGCTGGATATGAGCTTAGTCCCAAATTGATCTCTCAGGATTTCATGAATAGAAACCCATTCCATCTTCCAATTGGAGGAAATGGCTGCTTCCCACTCTCTAAACTCGATGAAAGTATCGAGGAGGAAAGcgatgaagaagaagatgagaACAGCTTTAATTGTGTTCCTGCCCCAGCGAAGAACATTAATATATCGAAACTTTCAATGTCTCTCAAGAATACCAGCTTAGGTGAGAAGAAACCGAAATGTCCTAATATTTCAGGAACAAAACCAGAAAATAACTATCTGGCTAGTTCCTCCTCTGGACATCGGAGCGCAAACGAGCAGCTTCAGTCAAGTGTCAGCTTTGTGAAGCTAGCAGATATGAATGACGCCGAGTGGGCTTCATTTCTAGAGAAGTTTGAAGAGCTTCTTTACCCGGCTTTTGCCAAGCGCAAGTCCATCACACTTGGTCAGAAGCAAATACAAAGGCTTGGGACTTCTTGCCAGTTTTGA